In Xylanibacter ruminicola 23, a single genomic region encodes these proteins:
- a CDS encoding alpha-L-fucosidase, producing the protein MKQLLLLFSFNFLLLPTFAQKQAPAPVAPLPTAHQVAWQKLETYAFIHFGPNTFGDREWGYGDAPLSDFNPTKLDTEQWAHTIKAAGMKGVILTAKHHDGFCLWPTKYTDYSVRNTPYKDGKGDIVGELAAACKKYGLKLGLYLSPWDRHQAFYSTPLYVEYFYAQLEELLTQYGELFEVWFDGANGGDGWYGGAKEQRKIDRRTYYDFPRAHKLVYKHQPQAIIFSDGGPGCRWVGNEEGYADATNWSFLRINEVYPGYDKYYELTSGHADGDTWVPSECNTSIRPGWFYHESEDARVKSIPQLTDLYYRSVGHNGTFLLNFPVDKEGLIHPIDSANAVNYHQQVAAELSNNLLRKVSIKASNVRDKKLYATANLTDGNYDTYWATEDGVTTATLEIALKGTQKINRIMLQEYIPLGQRVSKFHLEYFNGGKWQPVSIKEATTTIGYKRLLRFQTITAKKLRVCFDEARGPLCINGIGAYYAPKAMESYQQQELNLKGFDYTIQQQDAKAITIDLGRTRQIRSLHYKPTTTGMISHYEIWAGNTLDNMKRIAAGEFSNIRNNPIMQDVYFAPADCRYVQLKAVHLVNESESASYDKLIIL; encoded by the coding sequence ATGAAACAATTACTTTTACTATTCAGTTTTAACTTCCTACTACTCCCTACTTTTGCCCAGAAGCAGGCCCCCGCACCAGTTGCGCCCCTGCCTACAGCCCATCAGGTGGCTTGGCAGAAGTTAGAGACTTATGCTTTTATCCACTTCGGTCCCAACACCTTTGGCGATCGCGAGTGGGGCTATGGCGATGCGCCATTGAGTGATTTCAACCCCACCAAGCTCGACACCGAGCAATGGGCCCACACCATCAAGGCTGCCGGTATGAAAGGCGTGATACTCACCGCTAAGCACCACGACGGTTTTTGTTTGTGGCCCACCAAGTACACCGACTACAGCGTTCGTAATACGCCTTACAAGGATGGTAAGGGCGATATTGTAGGCGAGTTGGCAGCCGCCTGTAAGAAGTACGGCCTGAAACTGGGTCTGTATCTCTCGCCATGGGATCGCCATCAGGCATTCTACAGCACCCCACTCTATGTGGAGTATTTCTATGCCCAGCTCGAGGAGTTGCTCACCCAGTATGGCGAGCTTTTCGAGGTGTGGTTCGATGGTGCCAACGGTGGTGATGGCTGGTATGGCGGTGCCAAGGAGCAGCGCAAGATTGATCGCCGTACCTACTACGATTTCCCCCGTGCCCACAAACTGGTGTATAAGCATCAGCCACAAGCCATCATCTTTAGCGATGGCGGCCCCGGTTGCCGTTGGGTTGGCAACGAAGAGGGTTATGCCGATGCCACCAACTGGTCGTTCCTGCGAATCAACGAGGTTTATCCTGGTTACGATAAGTACTACGAGCTGACCAGCGGACATGCCGATGGCGACACCTGGGTTCCCTCGGAGTGCAACACTAGTATCCGTCCGGGGTGGTTCTATCACGAGAGCGAGGATGCCCGTGTAAAAAGCATCCCACAGCTCACCGACCTGTACTACCGTAGCGTAGGTCATAACGGCACATTCCTGCTCAATTTCCCCGTAGATAAGGAAGGACTCATCCATCCTATCGACTCGGCTAATGCCGTGAACTATCACCAGCAGGTAGCTGCCGAACTGAGTAACAACCTGCTGCGTAAAGTCAGCATCAAAGCCTCGAACGTACGTGATAAGAAACTGTACGCAACGGCAAATCTGACCGACGGCAACTACGATACCTACTGGGCTACCGAGGACGGTGTAACTACTGCTACACTCGAGATTGCACTCAAAGGTACGCAGAAGATTAACCGTATCATGCTGCAGGAGTATATTCCTCTGGGTCAGCGTGTTAGCAAGTTCCACTTAGAGTACTTTAACGGCGGCAAATGGCAGCCCGTCAGCATCAAGGAGGCTACTACCACTATCGGTTACAAACGCCTGCTGCGCTTCCAGACCATTACCGCCAAGAAGCTGCGTGTATGCTTCGACGAGGCTCGTGGTCCGCTCTGCATCAACGGCATCGGTGCCTACTATGCCCCCAAGGCTATGGAGAGCTACCAGCAGCAGGAACTGAATCTGAAAGGCTTTGATTACACCATCCAGCAGCAGGATGCCAAAGCCATCACCATCGACCTGGGTCGCACCCGTCAGATACGTTCGCTGCATTACAAGCCTACCACCACTGGTATGATCTCGCACTACGAGATATGGGCTGGTAATACCCTCGACAACATGAAGCGTATTGCCGCAGGCGAGTTCTCGAACATCCGCAACAACCCCATTATGCAGGATGTGTATTTTGCACCCGCCGACTGCCGTTACGTACAGCTGAAAGCCGTACACCTGGTTAACGAATCAGAATCAGCATCTTACGATAAACTCATCATTCTGTAA
- a CDS encoding glycoside hydrolase family 3 N-terminal domain-containing protein produces the protein MKRILISTMACCMALSLSAAKKKAKELLPYQNPKLSVEQRVNDLVSRMTLQEKVGQLRCTLAWNYYTIKGKNVEPSELFKKDIAEGQIGMLWGTYRADPWTQKSLENGLNPELAAKAGNALQKYVIEHTRLGIPLFLAEEAPHGHMAIGTTVFPTGFGMAATWNPALIEKTGEVIGQEIRLQGGHISYGPVLDLAREPRWSRVEETMGEDPVLAGELGAAMVKGLGGGILSKPYSTIATLKHFIGYGTTEAGQNGGITIAGARELQESFLPPFKKAINAGALSVMTSYNSLDGIPSTCSKALLTDLLRTQWGFNGFVVSDLYSIDGIHGTHRVAETKQQAGVMALKAGVDADLGALAFGRLEDAVQKGMVTEAEIDVAVKRILKMKFEMGLFEHPYVDAAQAKQLVRSDNNKAVALQVAREIITLLKNQNHVLPLSKTQKVLVCGPNADNVYNMLGDYTAPQEEGNVKTILAGIRSKLPASQVTYVKGCAVRDTTASNIAEAVAAAKQADVVVVAVGGSSARDFKTSYKETGAAVTDSKTISDMDCGEGFDRATLTPLGHQMQLLKALKAIGKPLVVVYIEGRPMDKSWAAQHADALLTAYYPGQEGGTAIADVLFGDYNPAGRLPVSVPANVGQIPVYYNKKPPMPHDYVEMSARPLYAFGYGLSYTTFKYDDLNIEETGDTQFKVTFNVTNTGDMDGDEVVQLYLHDEFASTAQPMMQLKKFSRIFIPKGETKQVSFTLEAEDLEIVDQEMNHVVETGDFTVMIGPSSDNIILKATFTQN, from the coding sequence ATGAAACGAATACTGATATCAACAATGGCTTGCTGCATGGCCCTGAGCCTGTCGGCCGCCAAAAAGAAAGCTAAGGAGCTACTGCCCTACCAGAACCCGAAACTCTCGGTAGAACAGCGTGTAAACGACCTGGTTAGTCGTATGACATTGCAGGAGAAAGTGGGCCAGTTACGCTGCACCTTGGCATGGAACTACTACACCATCAAAGGAAAGAATGTAGAACCCTCGGAGCTGTTTAAGAAGGATATTGCCGAAGGACAGATAGGTATGCTCTGGGGTACCTACCGTGCCGACCCCTGGACACAGAAGTCGCTCGAGAACGGACTCAACCCCGAACTGGCAGCCAAGGCTGGTAATGCCCTGCAGAAGTATGTGATAGAGCACACCCGACTGGGTATCCCCCTGTTCTTAGCCGAAGAGGCACCCCACGGACATATGGCTATCGGCACTACCGTATTCCCCACCGGATTCGGTATGGCTGCCACCTGGAACCCAGCCCTGATTGAGAAAACCGGCGAGGTGATTGGTCAGGAAATCCGCTTGCAGGGCGGCCATATCAGCTATGGTCCGGTATTAGACCTGGCCCGCGAGCCCCGTTGGTCGCGTGTCGAGGAGACGATGGGTGAAGACCCCGTACTGGCAGGCGAGTTAGGTGCTGCCATGGTAAAAGGACTGGGTGGCGGCATCCTGTCGAAGCCCTATAGCACCATCGCCACACTGAAGCATTTCATCGGCTACGGCACCACCGAGGCCGGACAGAATGGCGGTATCACCATTGCCGGTGCACGCGAGTTGCAGGAGAGTTTCCTGCCCCCATTCAAGAAAGCCATCAATGCCGGCGCCCTGTCGGTGATGACCAGCTATAACTCGCTGGATGGTATCCCCAGCACCTGCAGCAAGGCGCTGCTTACCGACCTGCTGCGCACCCAGTGGGGATTCAACGGCTTTGTAGTCAGCGACCTGTATAGCATCGACGGTATCCATGGCACCCACCGTGTAGCCGAGACCAAGCAGCAAGCAGGTGTGATGGCACTGAAGGCAGGTGTTGATGCCGACCTTGGTGCCCTGGCTTTCGGCAGATTGGAAGATGCCGTACAGAAAGGCATGGTAACTGAGGCTGAGATTGATGTAGCTGTCAAGCGCATTCTGAAGATGAAGTTCGAGATGGGCTTGTTTGAGCATCCTTATGTAGATGCAGCCCAGGCCAAGCAGCTGGTTCGCAGCGATAACAACAAGGCTGTTGCCCTGCAGGTGGCTCGCGAGATTATCACCCTGCTTAAGAACCAGAACCACGTGCTGCCACTTAGTAAAACCCAGAAGGTGCTGGTGTGCGGACCTAATGCCGACAACGTGTATAACATGCTGGGCGACTATACCGCACCACAGGAAGAAGGCAACGTAAAAACCATCCTCGCTGGCATCCGCAGCAAACTGCCAGCCAGTCAGGTAACCTACGTCAAGGGTTGTGCCGTACGCGACACCACCGCATCGAACATTGCCGAGGCAGTAGCTGCAGCCAAACAGGCCGATGTCGTCGTGGTAGCTGTAGGCGGTTCGAGTGCCCGCGACTTCAAGACCAGCTATAAGGAGACCGGTGCTGCTGTTACCGACAGCAAGACTATCAGCGATATGGACTGCGGCGAAGGATTCGACCGTGCCACCCTCACCCCATTGGGTCATCAGATGCAGCTGCTCAAGGCCCTCAAGGCTATCGGTAAACCACTGGTAGTGGTATATATCGAAGGTCGTCCCATGGATAAGAGTTGGGCCGCCCAGCATGCCGATGCGCTACTCACAGCTTACTATCCCGGACAGGAAGGTGGTACCGCCATTGCCGACGTGCTGTTTGGTGATTATAACCCAGCCGGACGCCTGCCTGTATCGGTACCCGCCAACGTAGGTCAGATTCCAGTTTACTACAACAAGAAGCCACCTATGCCACACGATTATGTAGAGATGAGTGCCCGTCCGCTGTATGCCTTTGGCTACGGCTTGTCGTACACCACCTTCAAGTACGACGACCTGAACATCGAGGAGACTGGCGATACCCAGTTTAAGGTAACCTTCAACGTTACCAATACCGGCGATATGGATGGCGACGAGGTGGTGCAGCTGTATCTGCACGACGAGTTTGCCTCTACTGCCCAGCCTATGATGCAGCTCAAGAAGTTCAGTCGTATCTTCATCCCCAAGGGCGAAACCAAGCAGGTATCGTTCACCCTCGAAGCCGAGGACCTGGAGATTGTAGACCAAGAGATGAACCACGTCGTAGAGACTGGCGACTTTACCGTGATGATAGGTCCCAGCTCGGATAACATTATTCTTAAAGCCACATTTACCCAGAATTAA